DNA sequence from the Alkalilimnicola ehrlichii MLHE-1 genome:
CCTTCCACGGGACCCCGCGCCGCTACCTGCTCGACGGCGACCCCTATCACTGCCAGTGTCAGAAGACGGCCCGCCTGGTGGCCGAGCGCCTGGAGCTGTCCGACGAGGCCTGGCAAGTCACCTTCCAGTCGCTCTTTGGCAAGGAGGTCTGGCTGCAGCCCTACACCGATGCCACCGTGGAGCAGCTGGCCCGCTCGGGGCTGAAGACCCTGGACGTGATCTGCCCGGGTTTCTCGGCGGACTGCCTGGAGACCCTAGAGGAGATCGAGGGCGAGAATGCCGAGATCTTCCAGGAGCACGGCGGCGATAAGCTGCGCTACATCAAGGCGTTGAACGACCGGGACGACCACTTGGAGATGCTGGCCGGCCTGGTGCATGAGCATAGCCAGGGCTGGCCGGAGGCTGGGGGGCCGGCGCGCACCCTGCGCGACCCGCAGGCCACCCAAGAGCGGGCCAGGGCACTGGGGTCCGATGTCTGAGCCCGATATGTCTGAGCCCCGGCGCCTGACCTCGCGGCGCCTCTTCTGGGCGCTCACCGGGGCCGTGCTACTCTGGACCCTGTTCACCGCCGGGCAGGGTTGGGACCCGCTGGGGCTGTTGGTGGTCACCGCAGCAACCCTGGCGGGGGCGTGGTGGACCCCGCTGTGGTTACGCCCGGTGCGCTGGCACGCGCTGCCCGGTTTCGGGCTCTATTTTGTCGACCGCTCGGTGCGGGGCGGCGTCGATGTGGCCTGGCGGGCGTTGCAGCCCACGATGCCGCTGCAGCCGCAATGGCGGGTGCGCCCCCTGCGCCTGCCCGCCGGCGGGCCCCGGAGTCTGCTGGTCAGTGTGATCAGCCTCATGCCCGGCACCCTGTGCGCCGAGCTGGTGGACGACGAATTGGTGGTCCATGCCCTGGCCCAGGGACTGGACGGCGAGCTGGACGAACTGGAGCGACGCATCGCCCGGTTGTACGCACTGGAGTAGTTCATGGACACGGCTCTGCTGCTGGTGGCGGTCTTTCTCTTACTCAACCTGCTGGCCGGGTTGGTTCGCGTCTGGCGCGGCCCTACGCCCGCCGACCGGATGCTCGCCGCCCAGTTGTTCGGGACCACCACGGTGGCGGTGTTGCTGATCCTTGCCCAGGCCATGGAGCTGGCCGCCCTGCGTGACGTGGCGCTGCTCTTCGTGCTCCTCGCCACCCTGGTGAGTGTGGCCTTCGTGCGCCTCCCGAGCCGGGCGGAGGAGCGGGAGTGACCATGGCCCTGGTGCTCGCCTGGGGGTTGATCCTGATGGGGGCCGGCTTTTTCCTGGCCGGAACCATCGGCCTGCTGCGCTTCCCCAATGTCTTCTCCCGCCTGCACGCGCTCACCAAGGCCGACAACGTGGGCCTGGGACTGCTGGCGTTGGGGCTGGCGATCCTGGCGGGCAGCCCGTGGGTGGCGTTGAAACTGGCCCTGATCTGGCTGCTGGCCCTGTTGGCCGGTACGGTCTCCTGCCACCTTATCGCCCGCTACGCATTGCGTGAGCAGGGGGGCCGGGAGCAGGCCCGGCCATGATGGTCTGGTGGCTGGACGGCCTGCTGGCACTGGGCCTGCTCTGGCTGGCCTGGCAGGCGGTGACCGCGCCGCGGCTGTTCCGCTCGGTGGTGATGTTCATTGTCTTCGGGTTGTTCATGAGCCTGTGCTGGGCGCGGCTGGCGGCGCCCGACCTGGCGCTCGCCGAGGCCGCCATCGGTGCGGGCCTGACCGGGGCCCTGTTGCTCTCCGCCTATCGGGCGCTGCTGGTACGCCACGGTGCCGGCCGGGAGGAGGCGCCCGGTATCGCGCCGGCACTGGCACGGGCGATCGCCGTCGGCTCCGGGGTGCTGTTCGCGGTCCTTGCCGGCATCCTGTTGACCCTGCCCGGGGCGGAGGCGCCGGCCGGCCGGGAGGCGCTGGCGCGCATGGAGGAGTTGGCCCTGGACAATCCGGTGACCGGTGTCCTGCTGGTTTTCCGCGCCTACGACACGCTGATGGAGATGGGGGTGCTGCTGCTGGCACTGCTGGGCGCGCGGGTGGTGGCCGAGCCGTTGCGCGCTGCCGGCCCGGGGCCCTGGCGCCGTCCCGGCCTCAGCGAACCGGTCCTGGTCGCCCCGCTGGTGGCGCTGCTGGTGCCCCTGATCGTCCTGGTGGCGGGTTATCTGCTGTGGGCCGGCACCACCGCGCCGGGTGGCGCCTTCCAAGCCGGTGCGGTGCTCGCCGCCCTGGGGGTGTTGCTGCGGCTCACCGGCCGTCTCCGGCCCACGCTCACCAATAGCCTGTACGAACGGGCGGTCCTGGTGCTCGGGCTGGCGGTATTCACCGCCGCCGGCGCCCTTGGTCTCGGGACCGAGGGCTATATGCTCAGCTATCCGGCGGGGTGGTCCTACCCGCTGATTCTGGTGGTTGAGACCACGCTGATGCTCTCTATCGCCCTGACCCTGGCGCTGTTGTTCAGCGGCTCCAACGGCTTCCGGGGAGCGCGGTGATGGAACAGGTGCCCCTCTACGTCCTGACGGCTGCCGGGTTGTTTGCCATCGGTGTCTACGGCCTGCTGGTCCAGACGCACCTGCTGCGGCGAATCCTGGCGGTGAACGTGATCGGCAACGCCGTTTTTCTGCTGCTGGTGGCCTGGGCGGTGCGCGATGGCCGACCGCCGGACCCGGTTCCCCACGCCATGGTCCTGACCGGCATCGTGATCGCGGTGAGCGCCACTGCCTTCGCCCTGGCCCTGTTGCGCCGGTACTACCGGGATACCGGCCGCGTCAGCCTGGAGGACCGAGAGGACGGGCCCGGATGAGCGGCGCGGTCTGGGCCATCTTCTGGCCGCTATTGGTGGCGTTGGCCGAGTACCTGCTGCAGGGGCGGGCGCGCTGGCCGCTGCGACTGGCGGGGGTGGCCGGCACCGTGTGGGCGCTGGCCCTGCTCACCCGGATGGTGGTGGTCGACGGGGTGGGGGTTCACGCCCTGGGCGGCTGGCCTGCCCCGCTCGGTATCGAGCTTTACGCCGATGGCCTGGCGGTGCTCATGCTCTGGCTGTCTGCTGTGGTGATGGCGGTGAGCGTGCCCTATGCCGGCGCCTGGTTCGGCGACCAGGCCCGGGCCCGGCATTACTGGCCGCTCTGGTGGGTGCTCTGGTCCGCGTTGAACGGGCTGTTTCTGTCGGCGGATCTGTTCAACCTCTACGTCATGCTGGAGTTGCTCACCCTGGCCGCCGTGCCCCTGGTGGCGTTGGCGGCTAAGCCGGAGGCCCTGGCCGCGGCCCTGCGTTACCTGTTGTTCGCGTTGCTCGGCTCGTTGGCCTGGCTGCTGGGGGTGGCGGTGATCTATGCCGGGGCCGGCACCCTGCATCTGCACGGGGTGCCCGAGCTGGCCGGTGCGCCCTACGGGGCCTTGGCGGCCGGGCTGATCACCGCAGGCCTGTTTGCCAAGGCGGCACTCTTCCCCCTCCACGCCTGGCTGCCCCCGGCCCATGGGCACGCCCCAGCCCCGGTCTCGGCCATCCTCTCGGCGCTGGTGGTGAAGGCGGCGGTGTACCTGGTGTTGCGGATCTGGCTTTGGGGCTTTCCGGACTTGATCACGCCCCTGGCCGGGCAGTTGTTGGGCCTGCTGGGGGCGGCGGCGATGATCCTCGGGTCCGTGTGGGCCTTCCGTCAGGCGCAATTGAAGCAGGTGATCGCCTACTCCACGGTGGCGCAACTGGGCTACCTGTTGCTGATTTTCCCGCTCCTGGCCAGCGCCGCCGCCTGGCAGGGCGTGGTGTACCACGGGCTTGCCCATGGCCTGGCCAAGGCCGCGCTGTTCCTGGCCGCGGGCAATATCATGATCGTGATAGGGCACGACCGCCTGCGCGACATGCGGAACTTCCCCAGCACCCTGTCCCCCAGCCTGTTTGCCTTCGCCCTGGCCTCGGTGAGCCTGATGGGGCTGCCCCCGGCCGGCGGGTTCGTCGCCAAGTGGCTGCTGGTTGAGGGGGCACTGGCGGAGGGCCAATGGGGCTGGGCCCTGCTGGTGGTGGCCGGCGGGCTACTGGCGGCCGCCTACCTGTTCCGGGTCATGCGGCTCTTTGTGCGCCACGCCGGCACCCCGGGGGTGAGTCACCACCCGCCGCTGGGGTGGGCATTGAACGGGCCACCCATGGCGCTGGCGCTGGCGGCCCAGGCCCTGGGGCTGGGGGCGGAACCGCTGCTGGCGTTGCTGGCGATCGCCGAGGGGGGGCCGTGAGCGCGCTGTACACCGCCATGCCGCTGTGGGTGCTGATGACCTCGCTGGTCACGGCGGTGGTCATCTTCCTGTTGGGCGAGCGGCGCCAGCGGGCGCGCACGGCCATGAACCTGGGCGGGGCCCTGGCCAAGCTGGCACTGGTGGCGGTGATGCTGTTCGGGGTCTGGGCCGGGCACGACTTTCACTTCCGCTGGGCGGTGATCCCGGGCGGACCGGATATCGTGCTGCACGCCGATGCCCTGGCCATGCTGTTCATCTCCCTCTCGGCGCTCCTCTGGCTGCTGACAACGGTCTATGCCATCGGCTATCTGGAGGGCCAGCCCCATCGCTGCCGCTTCTTCGGCTTTTTCAGCCTCTGTGTGGCGGCCACCATGGGCATTGCCACTGCCGGCAACCTGTTCACCTTTTTCATCTTCTACGAACTGCTCACGCTCTCCACCTGGCCGCTGGTGGTGCACAAGGGGACCCATGCCGCCCTGCGCGGGGGGGCGGTCTACCTGCGCTACACCCTGGGCGCCGGCCTGCTGCTGTTGCCCGGCATCATCGGGTTCTACCTGCTCACCGGGCTGCAGAGCTTCCAGCCCGGCGGCGTCGTCGGCGAGGTGGTGCCGGAGCAGGCCCTGGCGCTGACGGTCTTCTTCTGGATGATGGCCTTGGGCATCGGGGTGAAGGCGGCGCTGGTGCCGCTCCACGGCTGGTTGCCCACGGCCATGGTGGCGCCGGCGCCAGTCTCGGCCCTGCTGCACGCGGTGGCGGTGGTGAAGGCGGGGGCCTTTGGCATCGTGCGCCTGGTGCAGGACCTCTACGGTATCTCGGTGGTGGCGGAATTGGGGGTCGGTGTGCCGCTGGCGCTGCTGGCCTCGTTCACCATCCTCTACGGCTCCTGGCGGGCGCTGGCCCAGGACGACATCAAGCGCCGGCTTGCCTTCTCCACGGTCAGCCAGGTGGCCTACATCACCCTGGGGGTGGCGGTGGCTGGCCCGGTAGCGGCGGTGGGAGGGCTGGTGCATCTGGTCCACCAGGGGCTGATGAAGATCACATTGTTTTTCTGTGCCGGCAATGTGGCCGAGACCCTGGGCGTACACAGCATCCGCGACCTGGACGGCACCGGTCGGCGCATGCCGCTCACCATGGCGGCCTTCACCCTGGGGGCCTTCGGCATGATCGGTGCACCGCCGCTGGCCGGTTTCATCAGCAAGTGGCACCTGGGCATCGGCATGGTGGAGGCGGGCATGCCGGCGTTCATCGCGGTGCTGGTGGCCAGCACGCTGCTCAATGCGGCCTACTTCCTGCCGGTCCTGCACCGCATCTGGTTTCGCCCGCCCCCGGACCAGTGGCCGAACGAGCGCGATCTGGGGCCAGGGGAGACCCACGGCTGGCTCCTGTGGCCGACCCTGACCACGGCGGCCATGGCCCTGGGGGCGGGCCTGTTGGCCGGTATGCCCTTCAGCCCACTGGACTGGGTGAGCCTGATTATCGAGCGCGATTACGGCCTGGTGCCACAGCCCTAGCAGGGCCGGTGCTGTTCCGGGGAGCGCCGCGGTCGTGGCGGTGACGCACCGGGTGGGCCTCCCGGCGGCGGGGAACGAACCGATTGACATAGTGTCATACAGACACTAAGTTTCATTCCTTGCCACGGCAGTCAAGAACATGCAGATTGCTCCGAAAACCAACGCCGCCGTCAGCACCGACGTGGTGATCTTCACCATCCGGGCCGGGCGGCTGAGCGTACTACTGGTGCGGCGGCAGAATGCGCCCTACGCCGGGCTCTGGTCATTGCCCGGTGGTCTGGTGGGCGAGGGCGAGGCCCTGGAGGACAGC
Encoded proteins:
- a CDS encoding Na+/H+ antiporter subunit E, whose product is MSEPRRLTSRRLFWALTGAVLLWTLFTAGQGWDPLGLLVVTAATLAGAWWTPLWLRPVRWHALPGFGLYFVDRSVRGGVDVAWRALQPTMPLQPQWRVRPLRLPAGGPRSLLVSVISLMPGTLCAELVDDELVVHALAQGLDGELDELERRIARLYALE
- a CDS encoding monovalent cation/H+ antiporter complex subunit F; translation: MDTALLLVAVFLLLNLLAGLVRVWRGPTPADRMLAAQLFGTTTVAVLLILAQAMELAALRDVALLFVLLATLVSVAFVRLPSRAEERE
- the mnhG gene encoding monovalent cation/H(+) antiporter subunit G; this translates as MALVLAWGLILMGAGFFLAGTIGLLRFPNVFSRLHALTKADNVGLGLLALGLAILAGSPWVALKLALIWLLALLAGTVSCHLIARYALREQGGREQARP
- a CDS encoding hydrogenase subunit MbhD domain-containing protein; protein product: MMVWWLDGLLALGLLWLAWQAVTAPRLFRSVVMFIVFGLFMSLCWARLAAPDLALAEAAIGAGLTGALLLSAYRALLVRHGAGREEAPGIAPALARAIAVGSGVLFAVLAGILLTLPGAEAPAGREALARMEELALDNPVTGVLLVFRAYDTLMEMGVLLLALLGARVVAEPLRAAGPGPWRRPGLSEPVLVAPLVALLVPLIVLVAGYLLWAGTTAPGGAFQAGAVLAALGVLLRLTGRLRPTLTNSLYERAVLVLGLAVFTAAGALGLGTEGYMLSYPAGWSYPLILVVETTLMLSIALTLALLFSGSNGFRGAR
- a CDS encoding sodium:proton antiporter, which produces MEQVPLYVLTAAGLFAIGVYGLLVQTHLLRRILAVNVIGNAVFLLLVAWAVRDGRPPDPVPHAMVLTGIVIAVSATAFALALLRRYYRDTGRVSLEDREDGPG
- a CDS encoding complex I subunit 5 family protein; translation: MSGAVWAIFWPLLVALAEYLLQGRARWPLRLAGVAGTVWALALLTRMVVVDGVGVHALGGWPAPLGIELYADGLAVLMLWLSAVVMAVSVPYAGAWFGDQARARHYWPLWWVLWSALNGLFLSADLFNLYVMLELLTLAAVPLVALAAKPEALAAALRYLLFALLGSLAWLLGVAVIYAGAGTLHLHGVPELAGAPYGALAAGLITAGLFAKAALFPLHAWLPPAHGHAPAPVSAILSALVVKAAVYLVLRIWLWGFPDLITPLAGQLLGLLGAAAMILGSVWAFRQAQLKQVIAYSTVAQLGYLLLIFPLLASAAAWQGVVYHGLAHGLAKAALFLAAGNIMIVIGHDRLRDMRNFPSTLSPSLFAFALASVSLMGLPPAGGFVAKWLLVEGALAEGQWGWALLVVAGGLLAAAYLFRVMRLFVRHAGTPGVSHHPPLGWALNGPPMALALAAQALGLGAEPLLALLAIAEGGP
- a CDS encoding proton-conducting transporter transmembrane domain-containing protein, which codes for MPLWVLMTSLVTAVVIFLLGERRQRARTAMNLGGALAKLALVAVMLFGVWAGHDFHFRWAVIPGGPDIVLHADALAMLFISLSALLWLLTTVYAIGYLEGQPHRCRFFGFFSLCVAATMGIATAGNLFTFFIFYELLTLSTWPLVVHKGTHAALRGGAVYLRYTLGAGLLLLPGIIGFYLLTGLQSFQPGGVVGEVVPEQALALTVFFWMMALGIGVKAALVPLHGWLPTAMVAPAPVSALLHAVAVVKAGAFGIVRLVQDLYGISVVAELGVGVPLALLASFTILYGSWRALAQDDIKRRLAFSTVSQVAYITLGVAVAGPVAAVGGLVHLVHQGLMKITLFFCAGNVAETLGVHSIRDLDGTGRRMPLTMAAFTLGAFGMIGAPPLAGFISKWHLGIGMVEAGMPAFIAVLVASTLLNAAYFLPVLHRIWFRPPPDQWPNERDLGPGETHGWLLWPTLTTAAMALGAGLLAGMPFSPLDWVSLIIERDYGLVPQP